In Ctenopharyngodon idella isolate HZGC_01 chromosome 2, HZGC01, whole genome shotgun sequence, the following are encoded in one genomic region:
- the LOC127499398 gene encoding leucine-rich repeat-containing protein 30-like gives MFLLRQNISKQHASSSDVAPRSAGRKSNSEDSKRPLRRKTSYVENLSSVDRIRKHATRHLGYSTLSLAMRGLEEMPDELWELQELQKLNISLNALSLLPSGLGNLENLVILNLWGNELVELPPEIGRLSNLRVLFAHRNRLSDVPEELGSCTNLEVLSLANNQISTLPNSLSNMRKLTKLNLSHNCIQHIPACVYSMRSLVFLHLANNRLENLADKIQELVNLKILIVEQNSLHTLPRTLCRLTGLELLNVDFNDLQSVPDEMYMLRRLEKLACHPLDKGLHIVHNPLVKPIKEVLQGGLKGLYSYLKPA, from the coding sequence ATGTTTCTCTTGAGGCAAAACATCTCAAAGCAGCATGCGAGCAGCAGTGACGTCGCACCAAGATCCGCCGGACGAAAGTCCAACTCTGAGGACTCCAAGAGGCCGTTGCGTCGGAAGACCAGTTATGTGGAAAATTTATCCTCAGTTGACCGGATCCGCAAACATGCCACCAGACATTTGGGCTACAGCACGCTCAGCCTGGCCATGCGAGGTCTGGAGGAGATGCCCGATGAATTATGGGAGCTCCAAGAGCTCCAGAAACTCAATATCTCCTTAAACGCTCTGTCGCTTCTGCCGTCAGGCCTGGGGAATCTGGAGAACCTTGTGATCCTCAACTTGTGGGGGAACGAACTAGTCGAGCTCCCGCCGGAGATCGGAAGGCTCAGCAATCTCCGCGTGCTTTTTGCGCACAGGAACCGCTTGAGTGACGTTCCAGAGGAGCTCGGAAGCTGCACCAACCTGGAGGTCCTGAGTTTGGCCAACAACCAGATCAGCACGCTTCCCAACAGCCTGTCCAACATGCGCAAGCTCACCAAGCTCAACCTCAGCCACAACTGCATCCAGCACATCCCGGCCTGCGTCTACAGCATGAGGAGCCTCGTCTTCTTGCATCTGGCCAACAACCGTCTGGAGAACCTCGCCGACAAGATCCAGGAGCTGGTGAACCTGAAGATCCTGATCGTGGAGCAGAACTCGCTGCACACGCTTCCCAGGACGCTGTGCCGTCTGACGGGCCTGGAGCTCCTGAACGTGGACTTCAACGACCTGCAGAGCGTTCCTGATGAGATGTACATGCTCAGGCGGCTGGAGAAGCTCGCTTGCCATCCTCTGGATAAGGGGCTGCATATAGTCCACAATCCGCTGGTCAAGCCCATTAAGGAGGTTCTGCAAGGAGGTCTGAAAGGCCTTTATAGCTACCTCAAACCTGCATGA